GCGCTCGGCGTAGACCAGGCCTTCGAGGAGTGAGTTGGAGGCCAGGCGGTTGGCGCCGTGCACTCCGGTGCAGGCGACCTCGCCGCACGCGTAAAGGCCGGGGACGGTCGTACGGCCCTGGGAGTCGGTGCGTACGCCGCCGGAGGCGTGGTGGGCGGCCGGGGCGATCGGGATGGGGGTGGTGACCGGGTCGATGCCGTTCGCCCGGCAGGCGGCGAGGATCGTCGGGAAGCGGTGCTCCCACATGTCGGCGCCGAAGTGGCGGGCATCGAGGAACATGTGTTCCGCGTCCTGCTCCAGCATGCGTCGCATGATGCCCTTGGCGACGATGTCCCGGGGGGCCAGTTCGGCGAGTTCGTGCTGTCCCAGCATGAAACGGACGCCGTTCGCATCGACCAGGTGGGCGCCCTCGCCTCGTACCGCCTCGGAGACCAGGGGCTGCTGGCCCTCCGCATCCGCGCCCAGGAAGAGGACCGTGGGGTGGAACTGGACGAACTCCAGGTCGCTCACCTCGGCGCCGGCGCGCAGCGCCAGGGCCACGCCGTCGCCCGTCGACACCGACGGGTTCGTCGTCGCCGAGAAGACCTGGCCCATACCGCCGGTCGCCAGGACCACGGCCGGGGCGTGGACCGCTCCCACGCCGTCGTGCTGGCCCTCGCCCATGACGTGCAGGGTTACGCCCGCCGTACGGCCCTCGGCGTCCGTGAGGAGGTCGAGGACGAGGGCGTTCTCGATCGTGCGCAGTCCACGCGCGCGTACCGCCTCCACGAGCGCGCGGGAGATCTCCGCTCCCGTCGCGTCGCCGCCCGCGTGGACGATACGGCGACGGTGGTGGCCACCCTCGCGGGTGAGCTCCAGGCCGCCTTCCTCCGACTCGTCGAAGTGGGCGCCGGTCTCGATCAGCCGGCGTACGGCGTCGGGGCCCTCGGTGACGAGGATGCGGACGGCGTTCTCGTCGCACAGGCCCGCGCCCGCGACCAGGGTGTCGTCCAGGTGCTGCTCCGGGGTGTCGCCCTCGCCGAGGGCCGCGGCGACGCCGCCCTGGGCCCAGCGGGTGGAGCCGTCGTCGAGGCTGGCCTTGGTGACGACGACCGTCTTCAGGCCGACGGCCTCGCAGCGCAGGGCGGCGGTGAGGCCGGCGATGCCGGAGCCGACGACCACGACATCCGCGGCGATGGACCACCCGGGCGCGGGTGCGTGCAGTCGTATGCCTGTGCTGGTCACGAGGCGGCTCCGAAGGTCAGGGGGATGTTGTCGATCAGCCGGGTCGTGCCGACCCGGGCGGCGACGGCGAGGACGGCCTCGCCGATGTACTCGTCCTCGTGATCGGTGATCTCCGTGAAGTCGGACGGGTCGACGAGGGCGAGGTAGTCCAGTTCGAGCGGCGGGTCGAGGCGGGCGGCCTCGTCCAGGACCAGGCGGGCGGCGGCGCGGACGGCGGCCGCGGCGCCGGGGACGGCCTTGGCGACGGCGTGCGCGTCGGCCGCGGCGCGGGACTCCCCTATGGCGCTGAGCGCCTCGGCACGCGCACGCGTGGCGGGCACTTCACGGGCGCGTGCGCGCAGCGCCTCCTGGGCGGCGTGCCGGTCGCTGCCGGCGAACAGGGCCTGGGACAGCGCGAGGGCCGTGCGGCGTTCCTTGGGCGAGAGGTAGCGGTTGCGGCTGGAGAGGGCGAGGCCGTCCTCCTCGCGCACGGTGGGTACGCCGACGATCTCGACTCCGAAGTTCAGGTCGCGGACCATGCGGCGGATCAGCGCGAGCTGCTGGGCGTCCTTCTGGCCGAACAGGGCGACGTCGGGCCGGGTGAGGTGCAGCAGCTTGGCGACGACCGTGAGCATGCCGTCGAAGTGGCCGGGGCGCGAGCCGCCCTCCAGGCGCTCGCCCATCGGGCCGGCGCTGATGCGGACCTGGGGCTCGCCGCCGGGGTAGACCTCGTCGACGGAGGGCGCGAACACGACGTCCGCTCCGGCCTGTTCGGCGATCTTGACGTCGGCGTCCAGGGTGCGCGGGTAGCGGTCGAGGTCCTCGCCCTGGCCGAACTGCAAGGGGTTCACGAAGACGGTGACGACGACCTCGCCGTCCGGTCCGGCGATCGCGCGTGCGGTGCGGACCAGGGTGGCGTGGCCCTCGTGCAGGGCGCCCATGGTCATCACGACGGCGCGCCGGCCGGCACGCGTGCGTGCGTGCAGTTCGGCGGCGGTGCGCAGGGTGGTGGTCATCGGGCGTCTCCCTCGGCGCCGTCGGTCCCGTTGCTGCCGTCGGTTCCGTCGGTTCCGTCGGCGAGTACCCCGAGGAGGTCCTCGGCGAGCTCCGGCTTGAGCAGGCCGTGGGCGAGGGCGCGGTCGGCGGTCGCGCGGGCCATGGCGAGATAGCCGGCGACGGTCTGCGGGGCGTGCCTGCGCAGTTCGCTGACGTGCGCGGCGACGGTGCCCGCGTCCCCGCGCGCGACGGGGCCGGTCAGGGCGGCGTCGCCGGAGCGCAGGGCGTTGTCGAGGGCGGCGCCGAGCAGCGGGCCGAGCATCCGGTCGGGGGCGGCGACGCCCGCCTCGCGGAGCAGGTCCATGGACTGGGCGACGAGCGTGATCAGGTGGTTGGCGCCCAGCGCGAGAGCCGCGTGGTAGAGCGGGCGCCGTTCCTCGGCGATCCACTCCGGCTCGCCGCCCATCTCGATGACGAGGGCCTCGGCGGCCAGCCTCAGTTCCTCGGGCGCGGTGACGCCGAAGGAGCAGCCGGCGAGGCGCTGGACGTCCACGGGTGTGCCGGTGAAGGTCATCGCCGGGTGCAGGGCCAGCGGCAGCGCGCCCGCGCGCAGTGCGGGGTCCAGGACCCTGGCGCCGTACCGCCCGGAGGTGTGCACCAGCAGCTGGCCGGGCTTGACGGCACCGGTCTCGGCGAGGCCCTCGACCAGGCCGGGCAGGACGTCGTCGGGGACGGTCAGCAGCACCAGTTCGGCGCGCGCGAGCACTTCGGCGGGCGGCACCATCGGCACGTCGGGGAGCATCCGCTCGGCCCGTCGCCGGGAGGCGTCGGAGACTCCGGAGACGGCCACCGGGCGGTGTCCGGCGAGCTGGAGGGACGCGGCGAGCGCGGGGCCCACCCGGCCGGCGCCGACGACACCGACGGAGAGCCGCGCGGGGCGGTCCCTGGGATCTGGCTGTTGGCTTGTACTCACGCGACGGCGGCCTTCCCGTTCCAGTCCGCTCGGGGTACCGGACGATTTCTCGTCATGTTAACGCGATTGGTTCGAGAGGCGTTCGGTTGTCCACAGGCTGTGGGTTTCGCCACGCCTTCCGGGGCGGACGCTTCGGGCGGGCCGCGGCGGGAAATGCGGATGCCCGCGCAGGTGGGGGCGCGGGATGATCCCGGGCATGAGCGATACGGCGGAGCGGAGCGACCGGCAGCGGGCGGAACGGGGCGGACAGGGGACAGGGGCGAGGGCAGGGGCGGATCCCGGCGAGCAATTGTCGGACGAGCAGGTGTCGGACGACGAGCGGCGCAAGCAGCGCCGTGAGCGGCGCATCGCCGCCTACCGGAGCGCGCGGCGCGTACTCGCGCGCCCCGGCTTCCTGGGGACCCTCCGCGAGCGCCTGGCGCTGCTGGACGAGGCGCGTGCGCTGGACCTGCACGACCTGGACACGCCGTCGGACCTCTACGGCGACGGCATCGTCGAGGCCCTGGAGGAGAAGACCGCCCAACTGCTCGGCAAGGAGGCGGCCGCGTTCTTCCCGACCGGCACGATGGCCCAGCAGGTGGCCCTGCGCTGCTGGGCGGGCCGTACCGGGAACCCGACCGTCGCACTGCATGCGCTTGCGCACCCCGAGATGCATGAGCGGAACGCGTTCAGCCAGGTCAGCGGCTTGCGCCCAGTCCGTGTGACGAGCGAGCCGCGGCTGCCGACCGCCGCCGAGGTACGGGACTTCGACGAGCCCTTCGGGGCGCTGATGCTCGAACTGCCTCTCAGGGACGCCGGTTTCGTACTGCCCACGTGGCAGGAGCTCACGGAGGTGGTCGAGGCGGCGCGCGAGCGGGAGGCGGTGGTTCACTTCGACGGTGCCCGCCTGTGGGAGTCCACGGTCCACTTCGACCGCTCCCTGGAGGAGATCGCGGACCTCGCGGACAGCGTGTACGTGTCGTTCTACAAGTCCCTCGACGGCTTCGGCGGCGCGGCCCTCGCCGGCCCGAAGACGCTGGTGGACGAGGCGAAGGCCTGGCGGCACCGGTACGGCGGGATGGTCTTCCAGCAGTTCCCGACCGCGCTGTCGGCGCTGGCCGGCCTGGAGCGGGAGCTGCCCCGGCTGCCCGAGTACGTCGCCCACGCGCGCGTGGTGGCCGCCGCGCTGCGCGAGGGGTTCGCGGCGGCCGGGGTGCCGTGGATGCGGATCCACCCCGAGCCGCCGCACACGAACGAGTTCCAGGTCTGGCTGCCGTACGACGCCGACGTGGTCGCCGAGGCCGCGATCCGGCACGCCGAGGTGACGAAGACCGTCCTGTTCGCGAACGGCTGGGAGGCCAAGGGCCCCGGGCTGGCCTTCACGGAGGTCTACGTACGGGCCGCGGGGCTGGAGTGGACGGCCGCCGACGTACGGGAGGCCGTCGCCCGGTTCGTGGCCCTGCTGACCGAGGAGGTCACCAGGTAGAGCGCGGCCGCCCGTGCAGCCACCGCCCCAGGGCGTGCCGTATCCGCCCGTGGGCCGGGCGACCGGCGACGACGGCCCTGAACCGGCGGTGGTCGCGGATCTCCCGCATGACCTGCCAGTCGTGGGTGCCGGGCGCCGGAGGGGGCGCCTCGCCCTGCTGCCGGGCACGGTAGGTGTCGAGGAGGTAGTGCTGGGTGATGCTCATGGCCGATCGCCTTCTCGGGACGTAGGAGACATGACGTGGGTGGGTGATCGGGCTCCGCGGCTGCCCCGGTCGTCCCAGGCTGCGCCGGGTGCCGCCGCCGCGTCGCGTCGATTGACGGCGGCCGTCAATCGACGACGGCGTTGTCAGTGGCGGGGTGCACCATGAAGTACATGAGCGTGACCATCGACATCGCGGGGCTGCGGCCGGAGAGGCTCGCCGTCGTGCCCTCGCCCCTGGCCGAGCTCGGCATGGCGCTGCACGCGCTGTCGGAGCCGGGGCACCACCCGGGCCTCCAGGGCTGGGTGACGGGCGTGACGGCCCGGCTGGACTCCCATCTGGCCGACCGGATGTGCGAGGCCGACTTCCTGTGGCGGACGACCTTCTCCGACCTGTTCATGCCCTTCGCCGGCATCCCGGGCCGCAGCACCCTGCCGGGCGCCACGCTCGCGGAGGAGCTCGACCAGCTGGACAAGCTCACGGACGAGCAGTTCGTGGACGCGGCCCTGGAGTTCACCTGCGCCCTGCCGTACAGCACCGGCGGGCCGGACGCGCTGTCCGACCCCGAAGTGCGGCACCGGGCGCTGGACCTCGCCGCCGCGCGGGGGCCGCGGCAGCTGCGGTTCAGCGAGCGGCTGCTCGTCGACCCGCCGCGGATCAGGGCCTGGCTGCGGCAGTTCCTCCAGGACTGCGACGAGGCGTTCTTCGCGGAAGCCTGGTCCCGGCTGCGGCACCAGCTGGCGAACGACGCCCGCCACAAGACGGACCTGCTGCGGCACAAGGGCCTCGCGGAGGCGCTGGCCGCGGTGTCCCCGGCGGTGACCCTGGACGAGCCGGCCGCGCGGATCACCGTCGACAAGCTGGGCGAGGGCCACACGGCCGTCGCGGACGGCGGCCTCCTCCTCGTCCCGACGAGCCTCGGCTGGCCGCACCTGATGGTCCTGCACCGCCACGAATGGCAGCCGGTGCTGCACTACCCGGTCGGCTCCCCCGAGCTCGCCGCGCCGCCCTCGGTCGAGCAGCTGGCCCTGCGGATGACCGCGCTCTCCCACCCCGTGCGGATGCGCATCTGCCGCCACCTCGCCCGCAGCGCCTACACCACCGGCGAGCTGGCGCAGGTGCACGGCATGACGGCACCGGAGATATCCCGGCACCTGGGCGTTCTGAAGAAGGCGGGCCTGGTCACCACCCGCCGCCGCGGCCGTTACGTCCTGCACCAGCTGGACGTGACGGTGGTGGCCCGGCTGGGCAGCGACTTCCTGGAGGGCATCCTCCGGTAGCGGCCCGCATCGGAGCTCAAGGGCGTCGTTCGACGGCAGCCCGCCCCGGGGCTCAGTCGAGCCGGATGTGCCTGATCCCCACTCCGGCCTGCCGCAGCCGCGTCCGCAGCGCGCCCTCGTTGTTGGGCCGAAGCCGCAGTCCGGCCAGGACGGCGATACGGTCGGCCGTCTTCGGCACGGTCGAGTGGTCCGTCCACAGATGTTCGGCGAACTCCGGCTCGCGCAGCCGCTCCAGGCAGTGGTCGAGCTGCCGGACGGCCCAGCTCTCCCGGCGCAGCCCGGCGTTCTTCCCGGCGACGCGCTGAAGGAGGTGCCCGAAGCCGCGCTCCCGCAGCCGCTTCAGGACGGTCTCGCGCTGGGCGAGGAGGCTGAAGTGCCGTACGTCGTGGCCGAGTTCGCCGAGCCGGCCGACCGTCTCGGCGAAATAGTCGGAGTTCGTGACCGTCATGGGGGCGATGACCACGCCGTCGTGCTTGGTGAGGGCGAGGTCGAGCACCTCGACGACGCCCTGCCGCCAGGACGTCAGATCCTGGAAGTCGCCGCGCAGTTCGGGCGGGAGCGTGCGGCGCAGTCCGAACCCGGCGTGCTCCGGGTCGCAGATGACGCTGCCGGGCAGACGGCGCCGGATCTCGTGTGCGGTCTGTGTCTTGCCGCCCCCGAAGGGGCCGTTGATCCACAGGAGCATGCGCAGACCCTAGTGGGCACCGGTCACGCCGGGGTCACGCCCCAGTGCCGCGTCAGCCGTGCCCGCCGGCGCGGACCAGGCCGGTCTCGTAGGCCAGGACCACCACCTGCACCCGGTCGCGCAGCCCCAGCTTGGTCAGGATGCGGCCGACGTGGGTCTTCACGGTCGCCTCGGACAGCACCAGCCGGGCGGCGATCTCCCCGTTGGACAGCCCCTGCGCGACCAGCACCATGACCTCGCGTTCCCGGTCGGTGAGCCGCTCCAGCTCCTTGTGCTGGGGCTCCTTCCCGGCGGACGGCAGCATCGGCGCGAACCGGTCCAGCAGGCGCCGGGTGGTGGACGGGGCGACGACCGCGTCGCCGCTGTGCACCGAGCGGATGGCGGCGAGGAGCTCGCCGGGCGGCACGTCCTTGAGCATGAAGCCGGAGGCGCCCGCCTTCAGCCCGGAGAAGGCGTACTCGTCGAGGTCGAAGGTGGTCAGGATCAGCACCTTGGGCGGCTCGGCCTCCTCGCAGATGCGGCGGGTGGTCTCCACGCCGTCCAGCTTCGGCATGCGCACGTCCATCAGCACGACGTCGACGGCGGTCGAGCGCAGCACCTGGAGGGCCTCGACGCCGTCGCCCGCCTCCGCGACGACCTCCATGTCCGGCTGGGCGGCGAGCACCATCCGGAACCCGGTGCGCAGCAGCACCTGGTCGTCGACGAGCATCACGCGGATCGCCATCGGGGTCCTCTTCCGTCTCTTCCGTATGCGTCTACAGGGCCGTTACAGGTGTCAACAAGGGGCATGGCTCAGAGGTCAGTGTGCTGGTTTGAGCGGCAGCAGCGCACTGATGCGGAATCCTCCGCCCGGACGCGGCCCCGCGTCCAGCGTGCCGCCGACCATGCCGACCCGCTCCCGCATCCCGATCAGGCCGTGCCCGCTGCCGTCGGCGCCGCCGTCCTCGTACAGCTCGTGCGGGGCGCCCTTGCCGTCGTCCTCGACGAGCAGGCCGAGACCGTCGTCGAAGTAGACCAGGCGCACGCTGGCGCCGGCGTTCGGCCCGCCGTGCTTGCGGGTGTTGGTGAGCGCCTCCTGCACGATGCGGTACGCCGTGAGCTCGACGCCGCTGGGCAGCGGGCGCGGGGTGCCCTCGACCTTGAAGTCGACCGGCAGGCCGGAGGTGCGGCACTGCTGGATGAGCTCGTCGATCTGCTCGACGTCGGGCTGCGGGACGTACTCGCCGCCCTCCTGGTGCTCGCCGGTGCGCAGCACGCCGAGCAGACGGCGCATCTCGGCGAGGGCCTGGCGGCCGGTGGAGGAGATGGTCTCCAGGGCCTTCTTGGCCTGGTCGGGGGCGGCGTCGAGGACGTAGGCGGCGCCGTCGGCCTGCACCACCATCACGGAGACGTTGTGCGCGACGACGTCGTGCAGCTCGCGTGCGATCCGGGCGCGTTCGGCGGCGACCGCGACCTTGGCCTGCGCCTCGCGCTCCTTCTCGAGCCGGGTCGCGCGCTCCTCCAGCTGCTCGTAGTAGGCGCGGCGGGTGCGGATCGAGTCGCCGAGGACCCAGGCGAGCGCGAACGGCACCGTCAGGAAGATCATCAGCGCGATGTTGCCCAGGACGCTGGAGTCTCTCTCCGGCCAGCGCAGCTGTGCCAGGGGTGCCGCGCACAGGCCGACGCCCAGCGCGGTCCGGGAGGCCCAGCGGGCGCCGGTGGCGGCCACGGTGTAGGTGATCACCAGGAAGGCGAAGTTGGCCGGTGTCGTCGCCACGTCGAGGGCCAGCTGTGCAAGCCCCACTCCGATGGCCAGCAGCAGCATCTTCTCCGGCATCCGCCGGCGCAGCGCGATCACCAGGCACAGCAGGAGGACCATCACGACGATGGCCGCTTCCGAGTCCGTGCCCGGAGGGTTCTGTCCGCCCTCGTCGCGGACGGCCACGGTGACCACAGAGATCCCGAAGAGGAAGACGGCCCAGAAGCTGTCGACCCATGTCGGGTGTCTGCGGATGAAGTCGTAGAGGCGCTGCACGTAACCCAGCGTAGGGAAGCGAGATGTGTGCAGGGGTCAACCGGAGGGCCGATCCGCACCCCGCGCGCGTACTCCCCAAGGTGGAGGCTGTGTTCTTCCGTGCGCTTAGCCTGGGCCGGTGACAGCAGAGGCGACGGGTGAGTGGCACGGGTGGCGCACGGCGGCGGAAGCCGCTCTCTACGGGCCGGACGGCTTCTACCGCCGCCCCGAGGGACCGGCCGGGCACTTCCGTACGTCCGTCCACGCCTCGCCGCTCTTCGCCGACGCCGTGGCCCGGCTGCTGTGCCGCGTCGACGAGGCCCTCGGGCGTCCCGCGCGGCTCGACCTCGTCGACATGGCCGCCGGACGCGGCGAGCTGGTCACGGGCGTCCTGGCCGCCCTGCCCGCCGAGGTGGCGGCACGCACGCGTGCGTACGCCGTCGAGATCGCCGACCGCCCGCAGGCGCTGGATCACCGAATCGAGTGGCTGCCGGAGCCGCCGCCGCGGATCACGGGCCTGCTGTTCGCCAACGAGTGGCTGGACAACGTGCCCGTGGAGGTCGCCGAGGTCGACTCCGCGAGCGTATCGCGCCGGGTCCTCGTGCGGCGCGACGGCACCGAGCGCCTCGGGGAGCCGGTCTCCGGGGCGGAGGCGCGGTGGCTGGAGCGGTGGTGGCCGTCGGGGGGCGCCCAGGGGACGCGGGCCGAGGTCGGCCTGCCGCGGGACGAGGCCTGGGCCGCCGCGGCCGGGACGCTGGACCGGGGCCTCGCGGTCGCCGTGGACTACGCGCACTCGGCGCAGGCCCGACCGCCCTTCGGCACCCTCACCGGCTTCCGCGAGGGCCGCGAGACGGCGCCCGTCCCGGACGGTTCGTGCGACATCACGGCCCATGTGGCACTGGATGCCTGCGCCCTGCCCGGAGCGGTCCTGCTGACCCAGCGCGCCGCCCTGCACGCCCTGGGCATCTCGGGCGCACGCCCCCCGCTGGAGCTGGCCTCCACACGCCCCGCGGAGTACGTGCGGGCCCTCGCGGGCGCGGGCGAGGCCGCCGAGCTGACGGCGCCGGGCGGGCTGGGTGACTTCGGCTGGCTCCTGCAGTCGGTTGGAATTCCGAACGTACTGGCCGCCCATGGGCAGGGCGGCGGCCCCACGGACTGACGGGCCGGCCGCTTGGCGCCTACTCGCCGCCTACTTGTCGATGTCTCCGACCACGAAGAACATCGACCCCAGGATCGCCACCATGTCCGCGACCAGCGTCCCCGGCAGCAGCTCGACCAGCGCCTGGATGTTGTTGTACGACGCGGAGCGCAGCTTCAGCCGGTACGGGGTCTTCTCGCCCTTGCTGACGAGGTAGTAGCCGTTGATGCCGAGCGGGTTCTCGGTCCACGCGTACGTGTGGCCCTCGGGCGCCTTCAGCACCTTGGGCAGCCGCTGGTTGATCGGCCCCGGCGGCAGCTCGGCGAGCCGGTCGAGGCAGGCGTCGGCGAGGTCGAGGGCGACGTGGGTCTGCTCCAGCAGGCACTCGAAGCGGGCGAGGCAGTCGCCCTCCTGCCGGGTCACCACGCGCAGGACGTCCCCCAGCTCGCCGTAGGCGAGGTAGGGCTCGTCGCGGCGCAGGTCGAAGTCGACGCCCGAGGCGCGCGCGATCGGCCCGCTCACGCCGTACGCGTGCACGGCCTCCGGAGTGAGAGCGCCCACGCCCCGGGTGCGCCCCCGGAAGATCTCGTTGCCGAGGACCAGGTCGTCGAAGCGGTCCATGCGGGAACGCACGTCGGCGACGGCGGTACGCGCGCGTGTGGTCCACCCGGCCGGCAGGTCCTCCTTGAGGCCGCCGACCCGGTTGAACATGTAGTGCATCCGCCCGCCGGAGACCTCCTCCATCACGTGCTGGAGTTCCTCGCGCTCCGTGAAGGCGTAGAAGATCGGCGTGATCCCGCCCAGC
The DNA window shown above is from Streptomyces chartreusis and carries:
- a CDS encoding L-aspartate oxidase; amino-acid sequence: MTSTGIRLHAPAPGWSIAADVVVVGSGIAGLTAALRCEAVGLKTVVVTKASLDDGSTRWAQGGVAAALGEGDTPEQHLDDTLVAGAGLCDENAVRILVTEGPDAVRRLIETGAHFDESEEGGLELTREGGHHRRRIVHAGGDATGAEISRALVEAVRARGLRTIENALVLDLLTDAEGRTAGVTLHVMGEGQHDGVGAVHAPAVVLATGGMGQVFSATTNPSVSTGDGVALALRAGAEVSDLEFVQFHPTVLFLGADAEGQQPLVSEAVRGEGAHLVDANGVRFMLGQHELAELAPRDIVAKGIMRRMLEQDAEHMFLDARHFGADMWEHRFPTILAACRANGIDPVTTPIPIAPAAHHASGGVRTDSQGRTTVPGLYACGEVACTGVHGANRLASNSLLEGLVYAERIVEDIAASRAANGLHARVPHPVPYPETPEHPLLAPEARFAIQRTMADGAGVLRSAESLAKAADQLQHLRTEARDTLTQNGKTAEPGVDTWEATNLLCVARVLVAAAQLREETRGCHWREDEPDRDDTSWRRHIVVRLNPDRTLAVHTTDTADFPPTRPQEQ
- a CDS encoding DUF5937 family protein — protein: MSVTIDIAGLRPERLAVVPSPLAELGMALHALSEPGHHPGLQGWVTGVTARLDSHLADRMCEADFLWRTTFSDLFMPFAGIPGRSTLPGATLAEELDQLDKLTDEQFVDAALEFTCALPYSTGGPDALSDPEVRHRALDLAAARGPRQLRFSERLLVDPPRIRAWLRQFLQDCDEAFFAEAWSRLRHQLANDARHKTDLLRHKGLAEALAAVSPAVTLDEPAARITVDKLGEGHTAVADGGLLLVPTSLGWPHLMVLHRHEWQPVLHYPVGSPELAAPPSVEQLALRMTALSHPVRMRICRHLARSAYTTGELAQVHGMTAPEISRHLGVLKKAGLVTTRRRGRYVLHQLDVTVVARLGSDFLEGILR
- a CDS encoding threonine aldolase family protein; protein product: MSDTAERSDRQRAERGGQGTGARAGADPGEQLSDEQVSDDERRKQRRERRIAAYRSARRVLARPGFLGTLRERLALLDEARALDLHDLDTPSDLYGDGIVEALEEKTAQLLGKEAAAFFPTGTMAQQVALRCWAGRTGNPTVALHALAHPEMHERNAFSQVSGLRPVRVTSEPRLPTAAEVRDFDEPFGALMLELPLRDAGFVLPTWQELTEVVEAAREREAVVHFDGARLWESTVHFDRSLEEIADLADSVYVSFYKSLDGFGGAALAGPKTLVDEAKAWRHRYGGMVFQQFPTALSALAGLERELPRLPEYVAHARVVAAALREGFAAAGVPWMRIHPEPPHTNEFQVWLPYDADVVAEAAIRHAEVTKTVLFANGWEAKGPGLAFTEVYVRAAGLEWTAADVREAVARFVALLTEEVTR
- a CDS encoding AAA family ATPase; protein product: MLLWINGPFGGGKTQTAHEIRRRLPGSVICDPEHAGFGLRRTLPPELRGDFQDLTSWRQGVVEVLDLALTKHDGVVIAPMTVTNSDYFAETVGRLGELGHDVRHFSLLAQRETVLKRLRERGFGHLLQRVAGKNAGLRRESWAVRQLDHCLERLREPEFAEHLWTDHSTVPKTADRIAVLAGLRLRPNNEGALRTRLRQAGVGIRHIRLD
- a CDS encoding Rossmann-like and DUF2520 domain-containing protein encodes the protein MSTSQQPDPRDRPARLSVGVVGAGRVGPALAASLQLAGHRPVAVSGVSDASRRRAERMLPDVPMVPPAEVLARAELVLLTVPDDVLPGLVEGLAETGAVKPGQLLVHTSGRYGARVLDPALRAGALPLALHPAMTFTGTPVDVQRLAGCSFGVTAPEELRLAAEALVIEMGGEPEWIAEERRPLYHAALALGANHLITLVAQSMDLLREAGVAAPDRMLGPLLGAALDNALRSGDAALTGPVARGDAGTVAAHVSELRRHAPQTVAGYLAMARATADRALAHGLLKPELAEDLLGVLADGTDGTDGSNGTDGAEGDAR
- a CDS encoding NADH-quinone oxidoreductase subunit D, with protein sequence MTPTTETMVGIGGAAESTDMVLNIGPQHPSTHGVLRLKLVLDGERIISAEPVIGYMHRGAEKLFEARDYRQIIMLANRHDWLSAFSNELGVVLAVERMLGMEVPERAVWTRTLLAELNRVLNHLMFLGSYPLELGGITPIFYAFTEREELQHVMEEVSGGRMHYMFNRVGGLKEDLPAGWTTRARTAVADVRSRMDRFDDLVLGNEIFRGRTRGVGALTPEAVHAYGVSGPIARASGVDFDLRRDEPYLAYGELGDVLRVVTRQEGDCLARFECLLEQTHVALDLADACLDRLAELPPGPINQRLPKVLKAPEGHTYAWTENPLGINGYYLVSKGEKTPYRLKLRSASYNNIQALVELLPGTLVADMVAILGSMFFVVGDIDK
- a CDS encoding sensor histidine kinase codes for the protein MQRLYDFIRRHPTWVDSFWAVFLFGISVVTVAVRDEGGQNPPGTDSEAAIVVMVLLLCLVIALRRRMPEKMLLLAIGVGLAQLALDVATTPANFAFLVITYTVAATGARWASRTALGVGLCAAPLAQLRWPERDSSVLGNIALMIFLTVPFALAWVLGDSIRTRRAYYEQLEERATRLEKEREAQAKVAVAAERARIARELHDVVAHNVSVMVVQADGAAYVLDAAPDQAKKALETISSTGRQALAEMRRLLGVLRTGEHQEGGEYVPQPDVEQIDELIQQCRTSGLPVDFKVEGTPRPLPSGVELTAYRIVQEALTNTRKHGGPNAGASVRLVYFDDGLGLLVEDDGKGAPHELYEDGGADGSGHGLIGMRERVGMVGGTLDAGPRPGGGFRISALLPLKPAH
- a CDS encoding response regulator; the encoded protein is MAIRVMLVDDQVLLRTGFRMVLAAQPDMEVVAEAGDGVEALQVLRSTAVDVVLMDVRMPKLDGVETTRRICEEAEPPKVLILTTFDLDEYAFSGLKAGASGFMLKDVPPGELLAAIRSVHSGDAVVAPSTTRRLLDRFAPMLPSAGKEPQHKELERLTDREREVMVLVAQGLSNGEIAARLVLSEATVKTHVGRILTKLGLRDRVQVVVLAYETGLVRAGGHG
- the panC gene encoding pantoate--beta-alanine ligase; this translates as MTTTLRTAAELHARTRAGRRAVVMTMGALHEGHATLVRTARAIAGPDGEVVVTVFVNPLQFGQGEDLDRYPRTLDADVKIAEQAGADVVFAPSVDEVYPGGEPQVRISAGPMGERLEGGSRPGHFDGMLTVVAKLLHLTRPDVALFGQKDAQQLALIRRMVRDLNFGVEIVGVPTVREEDGLALSSRNRYLSPKERRTALALSQALFAGSDRHAAQEALRARAREVPATRARAEALSAIGESRAAADAHAVAKAVPGAAAAVRAAARLVLDEAARLDPPLELDYLALVDPSDFTEITDHEDEYIGEAVLAVAARVGTTRLIDNIPLTFGAAS
- a CDS encoding SAM-dependent methyltransferase, whose amino-acid sequence is MTAEATGEWHGWRTAAEAALYGPDGFYRRPEGPAGHFRTSVHASPLFADAVARLLCRVDEALGRPARLDLVDMAAGRGELVTGVLAALPAEVAARTRAYAVEIADRPQALDHRIEWLPEPPPRITGLLFANEWLDNVPVEVAEVDSASVSRRVLVRRDGTERLGEPVSGAEARWLERWWPSGGAQGTRAEVGLPRDEAWAAAAGTLDRGLAVAVDYAHSAQARPPFGTLTGFREGRETAPVPDGSCDITAHVALDACALPGAVLLTQRAALHALGISGARPPLELASTRPAEYVRALAGAGEAAELTAPGGLGDFGWLLQSVGIPNVLAAHGQGGGPTD